The genomic stretch GAAAGCACACGTCACAGCCTTGCATTCGCTTGTAGCGGCTCAAGCAATCGGCCACCAGGGTGGTATAGGTGTGTCCCAGATGCGGTCGGGCATTCACGTAGTAGAGAGGGGTGGTGATGTAGAAGGTATCCATTGAAGTCGCGGGCCGCAGGCTGCTGACGTCCTTTCTAACCCATCTGTTTTCCCTGCTGCTTGAGGAACTCTTGAACCACCTGCCGCTGCACCCTCTTGAAGGGCACCTTGTGGCGATGGGCCAGGACCTTGCATTCCTCATACTCGGGAGAAAAACTGACGATTCTGCCGTCCATGCGGGCCACTTTGACAGACACCTTGCCCAGTGGACCTTCCACCGGCTCAACCGTTCTCTCCAACACCTGTCGATGGCATTGATGATAGCGAAGGCCCAGGGTGGTGGTTTCCTCGAACAGCACCTTGCAGACTCCATCCAGAAGCTCCGATGGAAGGATTACGGTCAGAAGGATTCCCGGACGGTTTTTTTTCATCTGGACTGGGCAGGTGAACACGTCATGCACTCCCAGTTCAAACAGCTTCCCTTGAACATATCCGATAATCTCGGGGCTCATGTCGTCGATGTTGGCTTCCAGAACCCACACCTTGGAGTCCGAGGAAGCTGAATCGGCATCGAACCCACGGCCGCTCGACACTCTGAGCACGTTGGCCCCTTCCTTGTGATCCCGACTGCCGGCCCCGTACCCGATTCTCTCCACCCGAAAGCCCGGCAATTCCCCGAAACTCCGGCAAATGGTGGTCAGGATAGCCGCTCCCGTCGGCGTGACCAGTTCCCCTTCGATCCGGTTGGTGTAGACGGGAACTCCCTTGAGCAGCTCCGCCGTAGCCGGTGCGGGAACGGGCATGGTCCCGTGGGCGCAGTCTACCGTCCCCCAGCCCACGTTGAGCGCGGAGGCCAGACACCGGGGCGCGCCCAACCAGTGCAATCCGACAAAGGCCCCAACAATATCGACGATGGCATCCACGGCTCCCACTTCGTGAAAGTGAACCTTTTCCACGGTGGTGCCGTGCACCTTGGCCTCGGCTTCGGCAAGCCGGAGAAAGGCCCGGCAGGCATTGCCCTGGACCCAGGCATCCAGAGTGCTGCTGCGGATGATCTTCTCGATGGTCGAGTAGTGTCGGTGATGATGCTCTTCGCCGGTTACCACGTCGTATTTGGTCGCCAGCACCCCCGCCTTTTTGACGCGGTACGATTTGAGCTGGAAGTTCCTGACGTTCAACTTTTCCAACTCGCCGGCGAGATGCTCCGGCGGGAGTCCCAGATCCACCAGCGCTCCCAGAATCATGTCTCCGCTGATTCCCGAGAAGCAGTCGAAATAAAGAGTGTCGCTACTTTGAATTCCCACCTGTCTTGCCTCCACCGACCTGTCCGGCGCCTCTTTCCCGGCCGGTCAATCTGTCGCACGGACCATGGCGCTGCCACACTCAGGAATGGCGGCAACCCAAATTCTGAGACAGAACACTAGGCCCGGATTTGGCCGTTTGTCAAGGTGAACCCTCCCGCCTTCAGGTCACCGATGAATCATCCTGTAATGCGGGCTCGGGAAGCGACCGGTTCGACATGGAAGTCTTTGGAGTTGAGTCCTGTTCCTACTGCATGAACTGGACAAAGACTTCGTTGGAAAACAGCCGCCCTCTGGCGGTCAGCCTCAAACGGTCTCCTTTGATTTCGATCAGCTCCCCCTGGGCCAACTGGCTCAATTCCCGGCCGAAACGCTCCCGCAGGTCAAACCCGAATTTTCGGCGACAGCGCCACAGATCCAGGCCGGCATTCAGCCGCAGACCCAGAAAGATCACCTCCTCCAGATGCTGCCTGGGAGTGATCTCGGATCGAAATGTCGTGGCAGGTTTTCCACCCTCCAGCAGCTCGACGTAGCGGACGGGGTCCCGCTCATTGCCCCAGCGCTCCCCTGCCCAGTAGGAATGGGCGCCACATCCGAAACCGATGAAGGGTTGATCGGTCCAGTACTTCAGATTGTGTCGCGACTGCCTGCCCGGCTTGCAGAAGTTCGAGATTTCATACTGCTTCCAGCCGGCGCTTCCCAGCCGTTCCACCGATTCCTGGTACCAATCGGCAACCGCTTCCTCGTCCGGCAAGGAGGCACCGGCCAATCCCTCTCTCTTCCCCAGGTGTGCATCTTCGTGGATCTCCAGCAGATACAGGGAGAGGTGCTCCGGCGAGAGAGCAACCACCCGGATCAGGTTCTCCTGCCAATCGTCCCCCGTCTGGTCCGGCAGACCGGCAATCAGGTCGACGCTCAAGTTGTCAATCCCTTTGCGGCGACACATCTCCACGGTTGAGATCGAATCCACCACACTGTGAGACCGGCCGACCTTCTTCAGCAGGTGGTCCTGGAAAGTCTGGACTCCAAGGCTGATGCGATTGACACCTGCTTCCCGGTAGCAGTCCAGCTTGTCCTCCGTCACGGTGCCGGGATTGACCTCCAGGGTAATCTCGGGGAAAGCAGCGAGCGAGAAGGTATTCCGAATCCACTCCAGGGTTTTCACAATCTCTTGCCCATCCACCAGGGACGGGGTGCCGCCACCCACGAATATGGTATCGATCACCCGATCGGAGACACCGTTTCCGTTTGCATTCATCCTCTGCAAGAGCCGCGCCTGCGCTTCCATTTCCCGCCGCAGCGCCCCGAAATAGGGCCTGACCAAACTCCCGGAGAATACTCCCGAAGCGAAATGGCAGTAGCTGCACTTTGACAGGCAGAAGGGAACATGGATGTAGAGTCCCAGGCCATTCGACATCAAGCAACTCTCACAAATAAAGCAATTTGTGGTCCGGATTGGAAGGGTCGACGGAGTCGTGCAGCTCTTCCAGGAATTCCGGTCCGTAGCGCGACAGAAAGTAGAAAATATTGATATGACGTTCCTGAAGTCCCCCCGAGGGACAGAGCGTGCTCAAAAGGCTGTCGACCTGTCGAGTCAGAATCTCCTGCTGGCGGGACTCGGCTCCCACGAACTTGGCTCGAAGGTTCTCCAACTGGTAATGGATTTTCTTGCGCACGGTCCCCAGTGCGCCAACCAGTGTGGGATCTACCGACTTCAGGGGCTCTTCCATCTCACCGAGGCGACTGTCGATGGCTCTTTCGAGCCGATCGAACCTGTTGCCGACCTCCTGGTTGACGGTCCTTTCCACGATCAGTTGCAGCAGTGCCTGGCTCCCTCGAAACAAGTCGCAGAATTCCAGCCGGTATTTGGCCAGCAACTTTTGCATTTTTTTTTCTACCACCGTAAAGCTGGCACGCGGAACCACCGGGGGCATGACTCTTCCCAGGGCATGATAGAGCGGAGACACCTGGGCATAGTAGGCGACCTCGGATGGTCCGGCAACGTAGGCCAGCGTCGGAAGCAGGAAATCCTGTACAACGGGTCTGAAGAGTACGTTGGGACTTACCTGCTCCGGCGCCCGCTCGATGAGGCCCCGGAGATCCGGCAGCACCTCGGAGCTCCTCCTTAGCGAAAAACCTTCGCGGGTCCCCACCACTCCCCGGCGTTTCCCGTCCTGTTCCCAAAAGAGAAAGCTTGTCCCTGCTTCCCTGCTGACTTGCGGGGGATAGCCGGCGGCGGCCAGTTGTCGGTTGCGGTCTTCAAGCAACTCATCCAGTTTCTCCCAGGTCTCGGCAGCCTGTAGAAAAACCGGCTTGGCCATTTTCTTGAGAGTTGGGTCCCGCGGATCCAGCAGGATGAGTCCATACTCGGAAAGGAGAAAGGAAACCACCTCCGCGAACGCCTCCCCAAAGGTATTCCCCTCCCGATAGATCCGTTTCAATCGGGCGACCAGTACCGGCTTGAATTCGGAATCCGGAAGGCCCTGCAGAAACCGGTCCAGGTAGCCTGCGATCGAAGGACCGAAGGAAATGGGTCCCACCGGCTGTCGATTGCCTTCCGATTCTTGAGCATATTGGACCGATTTCAGAGTCGAGTCAGCCGCCAGGATCCAGGTGCGACCCACTTCCTCGAGATCGTGGTCCTCGGTGGCCATCCAAAATACGGGGACCGCTTCCACGCCCCGGCGTCGATAGGCTTCGACCAGTTTCACGGCGGTCAGGGCTTTGTAAACGGTATAGGCCGGACCGGCAAACAAGCCGACCTGTTGACCGGTAACCACTGCCCGGCAGCGGTCCTCTGTCAAGCGGTCCAGGTTCTCCATGGTTTTGGCGGAAGCGCCCCAGAGCCGATTCTGGCGCTTCAGGCATTCCACCAGGGCCGCGCGATGGGCCAGGCGAGGCCAGGGACCATCAGGTTCGGGCAATCCGAGGAACTCACTGCCGGGAAAACCCGGAAAGAAGGGCCGAACCTTCTCGGGGTGGTATAGGTAATCCGACAGCAGGGCCGGCGCTTTCGGAATCTTCTCGAAACTCAGACCCACCGACTTGGCCATCGTGTGTCCCAGGCAGCTCAGGCTATGTTTGTTGGAGGGGTGGTTGGCTCTCGAGCGCGGCTTCCGCATGCTGCTTCGGCCTCCCGGCGCGGCGATTCCGAAAAGCCGCTCCGACGAAGGCCCTGAAGAGAGGGTGAGAGACCAGGGGTTTGGACTTGAACTCCGGATGGAACTGGCAGCCGACGAACCAGGGATGATTCTCTATTTCGACCACTTCCGCAAAGCTGTTGTCCGGGGAGTACCCCACTACCTTCATGCCATTGGCAGCCAGCGTCTCCTCATATTCCCGGTTGAATTCGTAGCGGTGGCGGTGGCGCTCCGAGATCTCGGTTTGACCATAGGCCTGAACCGTCTGCGACTCGGAATCGAGGATGCAGGGATAGGCTCCCAGGCGCATGGTGCCGCCCAGATCATCGATGCCTCTCAGTTCTCTCAACTTGTATATGACACGATGGGGTGTGGCCGGATTGAATTCGGAACTATGGGCTTCTTCCAGTCCGCAAGCGTTGCGGGCGAATTCAATCACCGAGCACTGCATTCCCAAACAAATGCCGAAAAAGGGCACTTTCCGAGTTCGAGCAAAGTTGATGGCACGAATCATCCCGGAGATTCCCCGCTTGCCGAAGCCTCCGGGAACCAGAATGCCGTCGAACGGAGTCAACTGTTCAACCCAACTGTCTCCCTCGACACCTTCAGCTTCGATCCAATGGATTTCCGTCTTGAGATGGTGAAACAGCCCTGCGTGTATCAAGGCCTCCTTGAGACTCTTGTAGGACTCCTCGAACTCGACATATTTGCCGACCACGCCGATTTTCACCAAATCCGAAGGATGCTTGATGCGCTCTACCAATTCCCGCCACCGGGTCATGTCGCAATCTCTGATCGGCAATTCCAATTGCTTGAGAACTATCTCGTCCAGACCCTCCGCGGCCAAGGTGAGGGGAACTTCGTAGACTGATTCCACGTCTCTGGCGGTGATGACGGCATCCTCCGCCACCGAACAAAAGAGGGCGATTTTTGCCTTCAACCCCTTGGAGAGAAATCGTTCGGTCCTGCACAGCAGAATGTCGGGTTGAATGCCGATGGCTCTCAATTCCTTGACGCTGTGCTGAGTGGGTTTGGTCTTGAGCTCGCCGGCGGCATTGATATAAGGAACCAGGGTCAGATGAACGAAAAGGGAGTTGGGACGTCCAAGATCCTGCCGCAACTGCCGGATCGCCTCCAGGAAGGGCAGTGACTCGATATCGCCGACGGTTCCACCGATCTCGACAATGCTGACGTCCACCTCGGTGGCCACCTTCTTGATGGCAGCCTTGATCTCGTTGGTGATATGGGGAATCACTTGAATCGTCTTTCCCAGATAATCTCCCCGCCGCTCCTTCTGAATCACCGATTCATAAATCCTGCCGGTGGTCAGGTTGTGGTCTTGAGTCAACTTGCTGTCGGTGAAGCGCTCGTAGTGCCCCAGGTCCAGGTCCGTTTCGGCTCCGTCGTCGGTGACGAATACTTCTCCGTGCTGGTAGGGGCTCATGGTGCCGGGGTCCACGTTGAGGTAGGGATCGAACTTCTGCAGACTGACTCGATACCCCCGGCTTTCCAGCAGGCGGCCGATCGAGGCCGCCGCCAACCCCTTCCCCAAAGATGAGACGACTCCACCAGTCACAAAGATGAACTTGGCCGTCATGCCGACTCCTTTCCTTGCACTTTGCCTCTCCCGGAATGGACTCTTTCCGGACGATCAGTCTGCCCTGCTCCCCGGGAGCTTGCCTTGAACGGCAAGCTCATTGATTCGAACCAGGTCTTCAGGCGTGTCCACCGCGACCCCATGGTATTCGTACGGCACCACTCTTATCCGATATCCGTTATACAGGAAACGGAGTTGCTCCAGATCCTCCACGTCCTCCAGCCAGCAATCCGACAGATCGGGCAGGATTTCGAGGAATTTCCTGCGGTAGGCGTAGATTCCCACATGCTTGAATACGGCCGCCTGTTCCCCTTCGCTACGTCCTTGCCGCCTCAAATGGGGAATGGAAGACCGAGAAAAGTAAAGGGCGTCCCCATTGCGATCCGTGACCACCTTGACTACGTTGGGATCGGATATCTCCTCAGCTTCGGCGGGACATTTCAGTGTCGAGATCATCAGGCTCGGATCGGAGCGGAAGGGATCGATGACGGCTTCGATACAACCGGGATCCATCATGGGCTCGTCCCCCTGAAGGTTGACGACCACGTCGACCTCCAGATTCCCTCCTACCTCCGCCACCCTCTCGGTTCCCGACCGGTGCGTCGCGGAAGTCATGCAAACCGTGCCCCCAAAGACCTCAACCGCCTTTACGATGCGCTCGTCATCGGTGGCCACGATGACCTCGGTAATCCCCCGAGTGGCCGAAGCCCGCTCGTAGACGTGCTGAATCATGGGTTTTCGGGCAATTTTTGCGAGGGGTTTTCCGGGAAACCGTATCGACTGAAAACGGGCGGGAATGACTACGACAGCCTTCAGATCATTTTTGGTCAAAGCCTGATCGGAGTCTGACGATGAGGGGCCTGGCCGCAACCAGGCCGTTAGAAGGATTCCCCGTATCTTTGTTGAAAACCGGGCAGAGATCAAGTCCTAAATTGGGGGATCCCCCGCTTGAGTGGATCGCCGTCCGCAGGCCAATACAGCCGGCCGACATTCGAGGCAAGGCCACCTCCGGGAAAGTACGGCAGCGCTCGATTCCGTTCCACCCCCGGATTCGAGCCGGACAGGGCTCCGCCGTCCTTCACTGGTCCTTTACTTTTCCCCGGGCTTGGGGCACACTGACACCGGGCTTCATGTAGACAGATAACCTACCCAAAGCCTTCATGAGCCGGAGCAGTGCTCCATGAAAGGACGAGGCTTTCCCGTGGCTGCTCTCTTCCGCACAACCGCCGGATTGATCGGTCTTGGACTTTTTCTCGCCTGTTCCTCATTGTGCTTGGCACAAGGCAGATTGTCGGGAGACTCTTCTTCGGAGAACGGATTTTCCTCGCTGAAGATCGACGTGGATCTTGTTCTGGTCAGCGCCACCGTCACCGATCACAGCCGCCGCTTCGTTACCGGATTGGAAAGGCAGCACTTCCGCATCTTCGAAGACAAGATCGAGCAGGAGATCAAGCACTTCAGCAACGAGGATGTGCCGACCTCCATCGGGCTGTTATTCGATGTCAGCAGCAGCATGGGAGACAAGATTGCCCGTGCCAGAGACGCGGCCGTGGCCTTCCTCAAGACCAGCAATCCGGCCGACGAGTACCTGTTGATCGCCTTCGCCGA from Acidobacteriota bacterium encodes the following:
- the larC gene encoding nickel pincer cofactor biosynthesis protein LarC; its protein translation is MGIQSSDTLYFDCFSGISGDMILGALVDLGLPPEHLAGELEKLNVRNFQLKSYRVKKAGVLATKYDVVTGEEHHHRHYSTIEKIIRSSTLDAWVQGNACRAFLRLAEAEAKVHGTTVEKVHFHEVGAVDAIVDIVGAFVGLHWLGAPRCLASALNVGWGTVDCAHGTMPVPAPATAELLKGVPVYTNRIEGELVTPTGAAILTTICRSFGELPGFRVERIGYGAGSRDHKEGANVLRVSSGRGFDADSASSDSKVWVLEANIDDMSPEIIGYVQGKLFELGVHDVFTCPVQMKKNRPGILLTVILPSELLDGVCKVLFEETTTLGLRYHQCHRQVLERTVEPVEGPLGKVSVKVARMDGRIVSFSPEYEECKVLAHRHKVPFKRVQRQVVQEFLKQQGKQMG
- the hemW gene encoding radical SAM family heme chaperone HemW is translated as MSNGLGLYIHVPFCLSKCSYCHFASGVFSGSLVRPYFGALRREMEAQARLLQRMNANGNGVSDRVIDTIFVGGGTPSLVDGQEIVKTLEWIRNTFSLAAFPEITLEVNPGTVTEDKLDCYREAGVNRISLGVQTFQDHLLKKVGRSHSVVDSISTVEMCRRKGIDNLSVDLIAGLPDQTGDDWQENLIRVVALSPEHLSLYLLEIHEDAHLGKREGLAGASLPDEEAVADWYQESVERLGSAGWKQYEISNFCKPGRQSRHNLKYWTDQPFIGFGCGAHSYWAGERWGNERDPVRYVELLEGGKPATTFRSEITPRQHLEEVIFLGLRLNAGLDLWRCRRKFGFDLRERFGRELSQLAQGELIEIKGDRLRLTARGRLFSNEVFVQFMQ
- the bshC gene encoding bacillithiol biosynthesis cysteine-adding enzyme BshC; translated protein: MRKPRSRANHPSNKHSLSCLGHTMAKSVGLSFEKIPKAPALLSDYLYHPEKVRPFFPGFPGSEFLGLPEPDGPWPRLAHRAALVECLKRQNRLWGASAKTMENLDRLTEDRCRAVVTGQQVGLFAGPAYTVYKALTAVKLVEAYRRRGVEAVPVFWMATEDHDLEEVGRTWILAADSTLKSVQYAQESEGNRQPVGPISFGPSIAGYLDRFLQGLPDSEFKPVLVARLKRIYREGNTFGEAFAEVVSFLLSEYGLILLDPRDPTLKKMAKPVFLQAAETWEKLDELLEDRNRQLAAAGYPPQVSREAGTSFLFWEQDGKRRGVVGTREGFSLRRSSEVLPDLRGLIERAPEQVSPNVLFRPVVQDFLLPTLAYVAGPSEVAYYAQVSPLYHALGRVMPPVVPRASFTVVEKKMQKLLAKYRLEFCDLFRGSQALLQLIVERTVNQEVGNRFDRLERAIDSRLGEMEEPLKSVDPTLVGALGTVRKKIHYQLENLRAKFVGAESRQQEILTRQVDSLLSTLCPSGGLQERHINIFYFLSRYGPEFLEELHDSVDPSNPDHKLLYL
- a CDS encoding CTP synthase, whose translation is MTAKFIFVTGGVVSSLGKGLAAASIGRLLESRGYRVSLQKFDPYLNVDPGTMSPYQHGEVFVTDDGAETDLDLGHYERFTDSKLTQDHNLTTGRIYESVIQKERRGDYLGKTIQVIPHITNEIKAAIKKVATEVDVSIVEIGGTVGDIESLPFLEAIRQLRQDLGRPNSLFVHLTLVPYINAAGELKTKPTQHSVKELRAIGIQPDILLCRTERFLSKGLKAKIALFCSVAEDAVITARDVESVYEVPLTLAAEGLDEIVLKQLELPIRDCDMTRWRELVERIKHPSDLVKIGVVGKYVEFEESYKSLKEALIHAGLFHHLKTEIHWIEAEGVEGDSWVEQLTPFDGILVPGGFGKRGISGMIRAINFARTRKVPFFGICLGMQCSVIEFARNACGLEEAHSSEFNPATPHRVIYKLRELRGIDDLGGTMRLGAYPCILDSESQTVQAYGQTEISERHRHRYEFNREYEETLAANGMKVVGYSPDNSFAEVVEIENHPWFVGCQFHPEFKSKPLVSHPLFRAFVGAAFRNRRAGRPKQHAEAALESQPPLQQT
- the kdsB gene encoding 3-deoxy-manno-octulosonate cytidylyltransferase, which codes for MKAVVVIPARFQSIRFPGKPLAKIARKPMIQHVYERASATRGITEVIVATDDERIVKAVEVFGGTVCMTSATHRSGTERVAEVGGNLEVDVVVNLQGDEPMMDPGCIEAVIDPFRSDPSLMISTLKCPAEAEEISDPNVVKVVTDRNGDALYFSRSSIPHLRRQGRSEGEQAAVFKHVGIYAYRRKFLEILPDLSDCWLEDVEDLEQLRFLYNGYRIRVVPYEYHGVAVDTPEDLVRINELAVQGKLPGSRAD